In Pseudobythopirellula maris, a single window of DNA contains:
- a CDS encoding cytochrome c3 family protein, protein MLLAGLAGGGAYAGAVLFYGTMPKVMYTGYQPEQPVPFSHKLHAGEMKIDCRYCHSTVDKAAYAAIPSTSTCNNCHNGLKNPDGTPIKTAVHVNSVKLQPVYHSQATGEPIEWEKIHDLADYVYFNHSVHVNSGVSCVSCHGRIDRMETVYQHEPLSMSWCLDCHRNPAPHIRPQEFITKLDWVPDEDPAVIGQRLIDEHGIDPSTNCSTCHR, encoded by the coding sequence ATGCTGCTCGCTGGCTTGGCCGGCGGAGGGGCATACGCCGGCGCTGTGCTGTTCTACGGCACGATGCCCAAGGTGATGTACACCGGTTATCAGCCGGAGCAGCCCGTGCCGTTCAGCCACAAGCTGCACGCCGGCGAGATGAAGATCGACTGTCGCTATTGCCACAGCACGGTCGACAAGGCGGCCTACGCCGCGATTCCCTCGACCAGCACCTGCAACAACTGCCACAACGGCCTGAAGAACCCCGACGGCACGCCGATCAAGACGGCCGTTCACGTCAACAGCGTGAAGCTGCAGCCGGTCTACCACAGCCAAGCGACCGGCGAGCCGATCGAGTGGGAGAAGATCCACGACCTGGCCGATTACGTGTACTTCAATCACTCGGTGCACGTGAACAGCGGCGTGAGCTGCGTCTCGTGCCACGGCCGGATCGATCGGATGGAGACCGTTTACCAGCACGAGCCGCTCTCGATGAGCTGGTGCCTCGATTGCCATCGCAACCCGGCGCCGCACATCCGCCCGCAAGAGTTCATCACCAAGCTCGACTGGGTGCCGGATGAAGACCCCGCGGTCATCGGCCAGCGGCTGATCGACGAGCACGGCATCGACCCGAGCACGAACTGCTCGACCTGTCACCGCTAA
- a CDS encoding response regulator transcription factor, producing the protein MSSSPSQNSLLLVDDDEFLRERMSRALAARGLQVRAAAGADEALALVRESAPDMAVLDLKMPGMNGIDLLKEIKRLSPHTEIVILTGYGSIANAVEAVQAGAANYVTKPADADQVLAALKRGAPVEAAAPEAPPASDIHAPSLAEAEWNHIQQALADNDGNITRAAEQLGIPRRTLQRKLKKLAP; encoded by the coding sequence ATGTCATCCTCTCCGTCGCAAAACTCGTTGCTGCTCGTGGACGACGACGAGTTCCTGCGTGAGCGGATGTCGCGGGCGCTCGCGGCGCGGGGGCTCCAGGTGCGTGCGGCCGCCGGCGCCGACGAGGCGTTGGCCTTGGTCCGCGAATCGGCCCCGGACATGGCCGTGCTCGATCTCAAGATGCCCGGAATGAACGGCATCGACCTGCTTAAAGAGATCAAACGACTCTCGCCCCACACCGAGATCGTGATCCTCACCGGCTATGGCAGTATCGCCAACGCGGTCGAGGCCGTGCAGGCGGGGGCAGCGAACTACGTGACCAAGCCGGCCGACGCCGACCAGGTGCTCGCCGCTTTGAAGCGCGGGGCGCCCGTCGAAGCCGCCGCCCCGGAGGCGCCGCCAGCGAGCGACATCCATGCTCCCAGCCTCGCCGAGGCGGAGTGGAATCACATCCAGCAAGCGTTGGCGGACAACGACGGCAACATCACCCGAGCGGCCGAGCAGCTCGGAATCCCCCGGCGGACCCTCCAGCGCAAGCTGAAAAAGCTGGCGCCGTAA
- a CDS encoding ATP-binding protein — MYTFSIKPPDALHGTAAERLAINAEWFAKLRWVAAVGQLLTIAAAVLVLDVPAPVLPLYVLVGVTLVSNALFWMWLRSNRRDAGAAPTAPVWRGVMGGLMLLDLLVLTAMLAITGGPTNPFVIFYFVNVALSGIVLSPVWAWALNALAILAVGWLSCTHVSLPILQDPERLLPLRLLDHAPLATVGMLVAFAACSTVIVSFTTQLTHELRDADRLRRQAEAQRARSEKLEALGTLAAGAAHELATPLSTIAVVATEAHRELEAAGAAPHVLEDLRLVRSELDRCRTILDRMSTRSGLPTGGAPERLGAAELVEAILAELPERDRVVVEGLEECDGVTIVASKTGLAQALRGVVQNALDASEGPVRIVADRLADTLRLVVRDSGPGMPADVLARAGEPFFTTKAPGSGMGLGLFLATSVVERLGGSLRLEAPPEGGTAATIVLPQEAAKPRDGEQAAPKAAGE, encoded by the coding sequence ATGTACACGTTCAGCATCAAGCCGCCCGACGCCTTGCACGGCACGGCCGCCGAGCGGCTGGCGATCAACGCCGAGTGGTTCGCCAAGCTCCGCTGGGTGGCGGCCGTGGGGCAGCTGCTCACGATCGCCGCGGCGGTGCTGGTGCTCGACGTGCCGGCGCCCGTCCTGCCGCTCTACGTGCTCGTGGGCGTCACGCTCGTGAGCAACGCCCTGTTCTGGATGTGGCTCCGCTCGAACCGACGCGACGCCGGCGCCGCGCCCACCGCCCCTGTTTGGCGCGGCGTGATGGGGGGCCTGATGCTGCTCGACCTGCTGGTGCTCACGGCCATGCTGGCGATCACCGGCGGGCCGACCAACCCGTTCGTGATCTTCTACTTCGTGAATGTCGCGCTGTCGGGCATCGTGCTGTCGCCCGTTTGGGCGTGGGCGCTCAACGCGTTGGCGATCCTGGCGGTCGGCTGGCTCAGCTGCACGCATGTGTCGCTCCCAATCCTGCAAGACCCCGAGCGGCTGCTGCCGCTGCGGCTGCTCGATCACGCCCCGCTCGCCACGGTGGGGATGCTCGTGGCGTTCGCCGCCTGCTCGACCGTGATCGTCAGCTTCACCACGCAATTGACGCACGAGCTGCGCGACGCCGACCGGCTGCGCCGCCAGGCCGAGGCGCAGCGCGCCCGCAGCGAGAAGCTCGAAGCGCTCGGCACGCTGGCGGCCGGCGCCGCCCACGAGCTCGCCACGCCGCTTTCGACGATCGCCGTCGTGGCGACCGAGGCGCACCGCGAGCTGGAGGCCGCGGGCGCGGCGCCGCACGTGCTCGAGGACCTGCGTTTGGTGCGCAGCGAGCTCGACCGCTGCCGAACGATCCTCGACCGCATGTCGACCCGGTCGGGCCTGCCGACCGGCGGCGCCCCCGAGCGACTCGGCGCCGCCGAGCTGGTCGAGGCGATCCTCGCCGAGCTGCCCGAGCGCGACCGGGTGGTGGTCGAGGGCCTCGAGGAGTGCGATGGCGTGACGATCGTGGCGTCGAAAACCGGCCTGGCTCAAGCGCTACGCGGCGTGGTGCAAAACGCCTTGGACGCTTCGGAGGGGCCGGTCCGGATCGTCGCCGACCGGCTGGCCGACACGCTCCGTCTGGTCGTCCGCGACAGCGGCCCCGGCATGCCGGCCGATGTGCTCGCCCGGGCAGGAGAGCCGTTTTTTACGACCAAGGCCCCCGGCAGCGGTATGGGCCTGGGGTTGTTCTTGGCCACAAGCGTGGTGGAGCGCCTGGGGGGATCGTTGCGGTTGGAGGCCCCCCCCGAAGGCGGGACCGCCGCGACGATTGTGCTCCCTCAGGAGGCGGCCAAGCCCCGCGACGGCGAGCAAGCGGCTCCCAAGGCGGCCGGCGAGTGA
- the cutA gene encoding divalent-cation tolerance protein CutA has product MLLEVTTTTGDRAIAERIAAELVDKRLAACVQITGPATSSYHWDGAIEITEEWLCTAKSSDDHWGAIQEVVSRLHPYDVPELIATEIVRVSDAYGAWLRRELASVEG; this is encoded by the coding sequence ATGCTGCTCGAAGTCACCACCACGACCGGCGACCGTGCGATCGCCGAACGGATCGCCGCGGAGCTGGTCGACAAACGGCTCGCCGCTTGTGTGCAGATCACCGGCCCGGCGACGAGCAGCTACCACTGGGACGGGGCGATCGAGATCACCGAGGAGTGGCTCTGCACGGCCAAGTCGAGCGACGACCACTGGGGGGCGATCCAGGAGGTTGTTTCGCGGCTGCACCCTTACGACGTGCCGGAACTGATCGCCACGGAGATCGTGCGTGTGAGCGATGCGTACGGGGCGTGGCTGCGCCGCGAGCTGGCGTCGGTCGAAGGGTGA
- a CDS encoding glycosyltransferase, which yields MPTPDALNAASFAAAPVAFVPPTTAASAEHPNASPAAPPEQTLSVLHVVNGEHYAGAERVQDLLALGLPQQGCGVAFASLVRGRFGDCRRSTDTPLHELTMRGKADLRVVRQVARLAKQGGHDLLHAHTPRSAMVAALAARMTGLPWVYHVHSPTSRDSTHRLTNWVNDRVERWAVRSAARLITVSPTLTDHMVASGAPREKIRCVLNGVPAVDARPRHDPLGPWVLGMVALFRPRKGAEVLLDALADVRADGHDVALRAIGGFETPDYGEHLIDHMQALGLTDAVRWTGFTTDPLAELAKVDALVLPSLFGEGLPMVVLEAMAAGLPVIATRCEGTVEAVAEGQTGLLVEPGDREGLSAAITELVTDRLDYPAMSRRSITRHAERFSDTAMARNVAEVYREALGESCLAAGAES from the coding sequence ATGCCCACTCCCGACGCCCTCAACGCCGCGTCGTTCGCCGCAGCGCCGGTTGCTTTCGTCCCGCCCACGACAGCGGCGTCGGCCGAGCATCCCAACGCGTCCCCGGCGGCGCCGCCCGAGCAAACGCTCAGCGTGCTGCACGTTGTCAACGGCGAGCACTACGCAGGCGCCGAACGCGTGCAAGACCTGCTGGCTCTCGGCCTCCCCCAACAGGGCTGCGGCGTGGCTTTCGCCAGCCTCGTGCGCGGGCGGTTTGGCGACTGCCGCCGGTCGACCGACACGCCGCTCCACGAGCTGACGATGCGCGGCAAGGCCGACCTGCGGGTGGTGCGCCAAGTGGCCCGCCTGGCGAAGCAAGGCGGACACGACTTGCTGCACGCTCACACGCCGCGTTCGGCGATGGTCGCCGCGCTGGCCGCCCGCATGACCGGCTTGCCTTGGGTTTATCACGTCCACAGCCCGACGAGCCGCGACTCGACCCATCGGCTCACCAACTGGGTGAACGACCGCGTGGAGCGCTGGGCGGTGCGCAGCGCCGCGAGGCTGATCACCGTCTCGCCAACGCTCACCGACCACATGGTCGCCAGCGGCGCGCCGCGTGAGAAAATCCGCTGCGTGCTCAACGGCGTGCCGGCCGTCGACGCGCGGCCGCGGCACGACCCGCTCGGCCCGTGGGTCCTGGGGATGGTCGCCCTGTTCCGCCCGCGCAAGGGCGCCGAGGTGCTGCTCGACGCGCTGGCCGACGTGCGCGCGGACGGGCACGACGTCGCGCTGCGGGCGATCGGAGGCTTCGAGACGCCCGACTACGGCGAGCATCTCATCGACCACATGCAGGCGCTCGGCCTCACCGACGCCGTGCGTTGGACCGGCTTCACGACCGACCCGCTGGCCGAGCTCGCGAAGGTCGACGCCCTGGTGCTGCCGAGCCTGTTCGGCGAGGGGCTGCCGATGGTGGTCTTGGAGGCGATGGCGGCCGGGTTGCCCGTGATCGCCACCCGCTGCGAGGGAACCGTCGAGGCGGTCGCCGAAGGCCAGACCGGCCTGCTCGTCGAGCCGGGCGACCGCGAGGGCTTGTCCGCGGCGATCACCGAGCTCGTGACCGACCGGCTCGATTACCCGGCGATGAGCCGCCGGTCGATCACCCGCCACGCCGAACGCTTCAGCGACACGGCGATGGCGCGGAACGTGGCGGAGGTCTACCGCGAGGCGCTCGGGGAGTCGTGTCTAGCAGCGGGCGCTGAATCCTAA